A window of Candidatus Dojkabacteria bacterium contains these coding sequences:
- a CDS encoding GIY-YIG nuclease family protein, producing MRYYVYILRSENYPDKTYVGYTSDLRRRLYRHNGGFVASTQRFLPWRLETYISFSDRLMAMRFERYLKTGSGIAFKRKRFSKSR from the coding sequence ATGCGTTACTATGTGTATATCCTAAGAAGTGAGAACTACCCTGATAAAACCTATGTGGGTTACACATCCGACTTAAGGCGTAGACTTTATAGACACAATGGCGGATTTGTCGCCTCTACCCAACGATTCCTACCATGGAGGCTTGAGACATATATTTCATTTAGTGATAGGCTGATGGCCATGAGATTTGAGAGGTACTTAAAGACAGGTTCTGGTATAGCATTCAAGAGAAAACGATTCTCAAAAAGTAGGTAA
- a CDS encoding NUDIX domain-containing protein: MDNIYKASPKHPSHLSIGAIVINQQNQVLCNHYSKFGHLEDIYTLMTQTHQPGLTIEQSVAAGLKEEFGIEPDLSAMSYLGTKTYKDKWFAESPTMVEKTVVYLLVRVGDDVQPVVGADNTEEVTAKWIEINELVKKMQEQGIEHGVSYLDESAMLKLAVN; the protein is encoded by the coding sequence ATGGATAACATTTATAAAGCCTCGCCAAAACACCCATCCCACCTCTCGATCGGCGCGATAGTTATCAACCAGCAAAACCAAGTCCTCTGCAATCATTACAGCAAATTCGGTCATCTAGAGGATATCTACACACTGATGACACAGACGCATCAGCCTGGCCTTACCATCGAGCAATCAGTAGCTGCTGGACTGAAGGAGGAATTTGGAATCGAGCCCGACCTTTCAGCTATGTCATATCTAGGCACGAAAACTTATAAAGATAAATGGTTTGCGGAATCACCGACGATGGTTGAGAAGACCGTAGTCTATCTCCTCGTGAGGGTAGGTGATGATGTGCAGCCAGTGGTAGGTGCGGACAATACAGAGGAGGTAACAGCAAAGTGGATTGAAATCAATGAGCTGGTAAAGAAAATGCAGGAGCAGGGGATTGAGCATGGAGTGAGTTATCTGGATGAGTCAGCCATGTTGAAATTGGCTGTCAATTAA
- a CDS encoding DNA glycosylase, which produces MNQTPIQNYNLQSTLLGGQSFGWDKVGEWFYGFTTEGAAKLKIHEDNLIWQTYPVSDNWEWLSNYLGLSRNYEKIIKLIAKDEHLIAAIEAYPGLRLLEQPFEDTLVGFICSSTKSIPGIRQCVRLMASRYGEKVVINDEYFNEISLFPKLERLHEISEAELRESKVGFRAKYLKAAAEQMVDHDLSGEITKSGTASQAREKLMKIPGVGDKVADCVLVYGLQFHEVTPFDIWGQRFVQKYYGLPENAKYSQMREWSESYLGEYAGWAGQFLFEYIRNIDWR; this is translated from the coding sequence ATGAACCAGACCCCGATACAGAATTACAATTTACAATCCACCCTGCTTGGTGGGCAATCTTTCGGCTGGGATAAGGTCGGGGAGTGGTTTTACGGCTTCACTACCGAGGGTGCTGCAAAGTTAAAAATTCATGAAGATAATCTTATCTGGCAGACATATCCTGTAAGCGACAATTGGGAATGGCTGAGCAATTATCTAGGCTTGAGCCGAAATTATGAAAAGATCATTAAATTGATCGCAAAAGATGAGCACTTGATTGCCGCGATCGAAGCCTATCCAGGATTGAGACTGTTAGAACAGCCTTTTGAAGACACTCTGGTTGGCTTTATCTGCTCATCCACCAAAAGCATTCCAGGAATCAGGCAGTGTGTTCGGCTAATGGCATCACGTTATGGAGAGAAAGTAGTTATTAATGATGAATATTTTAATGAAATTTCACTCTTTCCGAAATTAGAGCGACTTCATGAAATCTCAGAAGCTGAATTGCGCGAGTCAAAGGTAGGCTTCAGGGCGAAATACCTGAAAGCAGCAGCTGAGCAGATGGTAGACCATGATCTATCAGGAGAAATTACCAAAAGCGGGACAGCCTCCCAAGCACGTGAAAAATTAATGAAAATCCCAGGAGTAGGGGATAAAGTGGCCGACTGCGTGCTCGTTTATGGGCTGCAATTTCATGAAGTCACACCGTTTGATATCTGGGGGCAGCGTTTTGTGCAGAAGTATTACGGACTACCTGAAAATGCGAAGTATTCACAGATGCGAGAGTGGTCGGAGAGCTATCTTGGGGAGTATGCGGGTTGGGCTGGGCAGTTTCTTTTTGAGTATATTCGGAATATTGATTGGAGGTGA
- a CDS encoding PIN domain-containing protein yields the protein MSRRKKSLIDTNILLRFLTQDVKSQADAAERLFESSEDGSLFIPDLVVAEIVFILQSSAYGKDRGEIAQIISGIANFKKFDLDRTLILRSIDIYQSSALSFTDSYIVAHAQLGRNDTVYTFDRKMHRSEPSSVKIPS from the coding sequence ATGAGCAGAAGAAAAAAGTCGCTAATCGACACTAACATTCTCCTTCGCTTTCTCACTCAAGATGTTAAAAGTCAGGCAGATGCAGCCGAGAGACTTTTCGAGAGCAGTGAGGATGGGTCACTGTTCATACCGGATCTCGTAGTTGCCGAAATTGTCTTCATTCTCCAATCTTCCGCTTACGGGAAAGATAGAGGTGAGATCGCTCAAATCATAAGTGGTATCGCTAATTTCAAGAAATTTGACCTAGACAGGACGCTTATACTTAGGTCAATTGACATCTACCAATCCAGCGCGCTGTCGTTTACCGATTCATATATTGTTGCACACGCCCAGTTGGGCAGAAATGATACTGTGTATACATTTGATCGTAAGATGCACAGGTCGGAGCCTTCGAGTGTAAAGATTCCAAGCTAG
- a CDS encoding TrmH family RNA methyltransferase, producing the protein MSFENRGSPKLKPYLKKLDYSYALGIEPTLDLMKHQPDRVMKVLFRDGADENEPGWRDVMKFCVENRIEYEFNYKAIDKISYIKTTSVIGIYHKYQPELDPSHNHVVLVNPMNMGNIGTVMRSMAAFGFHDLAIIRPGVDIFDPKAVRGSMGAFFQHRFEYFEDFEAYSTRFGGHALYPFVLGGSANLVEVGIKSPYALIFGNETNGLGDEYKQVGTPVYIPHSVNVESLNLSVAASVAMFTLYSRAI; encoded by the coding sequence ATGTCATTTGAAAATCGCGGATCACCCAAACTAAAGCCATACCTGAAGAAACTGGACTACTCATATGCATTAGGGATTGAACCTACCCTCGATCTGATGAAGCACCAGCCCGACCGGGTTATGAAAGTGCTTTTCCGCGACGGAGCAGATGAAAACGAGCCTGGTTGGAGAGATGTAATGAAATTCTGCGTGGAAAATAGGATTGAGTATGAGTTCAACTACAAGGCGATCGATAAGATTTCGTATATCAAGACCACTTCAGTAATTGGGATTTATCATAAGTATCAGCCCGAATTAGACCCTTCGCACAATCATGTGGTGCTAGTTAACCCTATGAATATGGGAAATATCGGCACTGTGATGCGTAGTATGGCGGCATTTGGATTTCATGATCTCGCAATAATCCGCCCTGGGGTAGATATCTTTGACCCGAAGGCGGTTCGTGGGTCGATGGGGGCATTTTTTCAGCATCGGTTTGAGTATTTCGAGGACTTTGAGGCGTACTCGACGCGGTTTGGTGGACATGCGCTCTATCCATTTGTGCTGGGTGGATCGGCAAATCTTGTTGAGGTTGGAATTAAGTCGCCATATGCGCTGATTTTTGGTAATGAAACGAATGGACTTGGTGATGAGTATAAGCAGGTGGGTACACCGGTTTATATACCTCATTCTGTGAATGTGGAATCGCTCAATCTTTCTGTGGCCGCCTCTGTAGCGATGTTTACCCTGTACTCGAGGGCTATATAG
- a CDS encoding alpha/beta hydrolase, which translates to MQIIRTKTKDGIHYEGILTGDPATSDSIIIHIHGMAGSPTLNQYYTEMYKDYPAAGWHFLAVTHRGTGVATEFTTDDGATVLGNAYEKFEDCIHDIEAWVNKAAEMGYKRIWLQSHSLGPTKVAYYLSQTKDPRIEGAIFISPSDMVGLIKSGNESENYKAMISEANDLVKQGKGDQLLSQDIWGLEKLSADTYLNFFAEGSNLGVFNYNGPADGWGVVNSLTLPVLAIVGTADVGVVESKNPHEAMKQLEGELKNSPRVKTIVYEGADHSFDGFGGRIVEDVLEFVNQS; encoded by the coding sequence ATGCAAATCATCCGCACAAAGACCAAAGACGGAATACACTACGAAGGAATACTCACAGGCGATCCAGCCACCTCCGACTCAATAATCATCCACATCCACGGCATGGCCGGAAGCCCAACCCTCAACCAATACTACACAGAAATGTATAAAGATTACCCAGCAGCCGGCTGGCATTTCCTCGCCGTGACACACAGAGGTACTGGAGTCGCAACCGAATTCACAACTGACGATGGCGCTACAGTTCTTGGTAACGCATATGAAAAATTCGAAGATTGTATTCATGATATTGAAGCCTGGGTAAACAAAGCAGCCGAGATGGGTTACAAAAGGATCTGGCTTCAATCCCACAGCCTTGGACCAACGAAAGTAGCCTACTATCTGAGCCAGACAAAAGACCCGAGAATAGAGGGTGCTATATTTATTAGCCCGTCAGACATGGTGGGCCTCATAAAGTCAGGCAACGAGAGTGAGAATTACAAGGCGATGATCAGTGAAGCAAATGATCTTGTAAAGCAGGGCAAGGGTGATCAGCTGCTTAGCCAAGATATATGGGGATTGGAGAAGCTATCGGCAGATACCTACCTCAATTTCTTCGCAGAGGGTTCGAATCTAGGTGTATTTAACTATAACGGACCAGCTGACGGATGGGGCGTAGTAAACTCACTCACTTTACCGGTGCTTGCGATAGTTGGGACTGCTGATGTGGGTGTTGTTGAGTCAAAAAACCCGCATGAGGCGATGAAGCAGCTTGAGGGTGAGTTGAAGAATTCGCCAAGGGTGAAGACGATAGTGTATGAAGGGGCTGATCATAGCTTTGATGGTTTTGGTGGTCGGATTGTGGAAGATGTTTTGGAGTTTGTTAATCAGTCTTAA
- a CDS encoding ImmA/IrrE family metallo-endopeptidase yields MSDNNHSYTLDQIEELATKVRERFNIPSSNFVDVTELADSLGYDVYDAEFEVDDIVSTLCDEDDEGEKTIYVNQKLDESEKRFNIANQVAHVVLNHHASLQSNEYLVEYRPRYKGVSDTLQYGEKMQAILLAAAILLPHDLVVSAWGKYKNVDIIAEYFKVPKKLAVVRLDALGLI; encoded by the coding sequence ATGTCTGACAACAATCACTCTTACACATTGGATCAGATCGAGGAGCTCGCCACAAAGGTGCGTGAGCGATTTAATATACCCAGCAGCAATTTCGTAGATGTAACTGAACTAGCCGACTCGCTCGGTTATGATGTATATGATGCAGAATTCGAGGTAGACGATATTGTCAGCACCCTGTGCGATGAAGATGACGAGGGCGAAAAGACAATCTATGTAAATCAGAAGCTCGACGAGTCAGAAAAGCGCTTTAATATTGCCAATCAGGTCGCACATGTCGTGTTAAATCACCACGCTTCCCTCCAGTCAAACGAGTATCTTGTCGAGTATCGCCCAAGGTATAAAGGGGTCTCCGACACACTCCAATATGGTGAGAAAATGCAGGCTATACTATTGGCGGCAGCTATCTTATTGCCGCATGATCTCGTAGTAAGTGCCTGGGGAAAATATAAAAATGTGGACATTATCGCAGAATACTTTAAAGTGCCGAAAAAGCTTGCAGTCGTACGCCTTGACGCATTGGGGTTAATATAA
- a CDS encoding NUDIX domain-containing protein, giving the protein MTQERNKIFAAVYLILLRDKKVAMIRRYNTGYQDGNFTLPSGHIDAGESAIAATLREAKEETGVDVQPETLNLAHLIHRNSTDRVYADFYFVTESWDGEPVNNEPEKADRLEWFDLNDLPQNIIPDVKTAIELFSKGDNYSEFGW; this is encoded by the coding sequence ATGACACAAGAAAGAAACAAAATATTCGCTGCCGTCTACCTCATACTCCTCAGAGACAAGAAAGTCGCAATGATCAGGCGATACAACACAGGATACCAAGATGGGAATTTCACACTACCTTCAGGCCATATCGATGCAGGTGAGTCTGCCATTGCAGCAACCCTCAGGGAAGCAAAAGAAGAAACAGGCGTAGATGTTCAGCCTGAAACACTCAATCTCGCACATCTCATCCATAGAAACTCCACGGACAGAGTGTATGCCGATTTCTATTTCGTCACTGAGAGTTGGGATGGTGAGCCAGTGAATAACGAGCCCGAGAAAGCTGATCGGCTAGAATGGTTTGACCTCAATGATCTGCCGCAGAATATTATCCCGGATGTGAAGACGGCTATTGAGCTGTTTAGCAAGGGGGATAATTACTCGGAGTTTGGGTGGTAG
- a CDS encoding AI-2E family transporter produces the protein MKKNQIFFYLFFVLITIATFFLVKPYLVTVILAFFSALLFYPIYEVILKRTKNRSALSAILTLFVVLIIMLIPMTLLIGLTLRQVAEFKDNILSIVGGTSVNIDQVIMAVNNLLDKIPGVEEELTTEEVVVFVQQSLKSLTTWLLGSALLVGNNALELITKFILYVTLLLTFLVNRDKIVDFIMHISPMDNKVDRLYIKRVSEMSKSMILGTLAISAAQAASTALVMYLLGIPYSVFWGALMTFTGIIPFVGTQIVSVPVAIFEIASGNIWEGVLLILFAIFVVGFIDNFLRPMLVTKEAELHPMLTLLGVLGGMKLFGVLGFILGPVLMIIFYTTVETYLKYYKKA, from the coding sequence ATGAAGAAGAACCAAATATTTTTCTATCTATTCTTCGTGCTCATCACAATAGCCACATTCTTCCTAGTTAAACCTTATCTCGTTACAGTTATCCTGGCATTCTTTAGCGCACTGCTCTTCTACCCGATCTATGAGGTCATCTTAAAGCGAACTAAGAACCGATCAGCTTTGTCGGCAATACTGACACTCTTCGTAGTATTGATAATCATGCTTATTCCGATGACGCTTCTGATTGGCCTTACATTAAGACAGGTCGCAGAGTTCAAGGACAATATCCTTAGCATCGTTGGTGGGACATCAGTTAACATTGACCAGGTGATTATGGCAGTTAACAACCTGCTAGACAAGATTCCTGGCGTAGAGGAGGAGCTTACAACAGAAGAGGTTGTGGTATTCGTACAGCAATCATTAAAATCTCTCACTACCTGGCTGCTTGGCAGCGCGCTGCTTGTTGGAAATAACGCCTTGGAGCTGATTACCAAGTTTATCCTATATGTCACACTACTTCTCACATTCCTGGTTAACAGGGATAAGATTGTTGATTTCATCATGCATATCAGCCCGATGGACAATAAAGTCGACAGGCTTTACATCAAGCGAGTGAGTGAGATGTCGAAGTCGATGATACTTGGGACATTGGCTATATCGGCAGCGCAGGCTGCATCAACTGCGTTGGTGATGTATTTGCTGGGTATACCATACTCGGTGTTCTGGGGTGCGCTAATGACTTTCACAGGCATCATACCTTTTGTTGGGACGCAGATCGTGTCGGTGCCAGTAGCAATCTTTGAAATTGCCTCGGGAAATATATGGGAGGGTGTGCTCTTGATACTTTTTGCAATCTTCGTCGTAGGCTTTATAGACAACTTCTTGAGACCGATGCTGGTCACGAAGGAGGCAGAGTTGCATCCGATGTTGACATTGCTCGGCGTACTTGGGGGGATGAAGCTGTTTGGTGTATTAGGATTTATACTCGGCCCTGTGCTGATGATTATCTTCTACACTACTGTTGAGACCTACCTGAAGTATTATAAGAAGGCATAG
- a CDS encoding NUDIX hydrolase, whose amino-acid sequence MNDIHKTQLGILKQLLFAKTLRYSDLKTDPELENNTFQFHIEKMMKEGYVEKNEKGYTLTMKGKKFANHIDTDKDKVVEVKKVSVHIYCIRGEEGKEELLCYTRLKHPFFGNQGVPSGKVGYGEKHAEAAARELKEETNLEGTPQLLKVIHYIVKDEDSKEVLDDKLFFDYFFINPSGELKGSSEGEYYWVPVTELKSVIKKPFSNVETYERAVEKILNFDGCIDFEEYEDFTKDF is encoded by the coding sequence ATGAACGATATCCACAAAACCCAGCTCGGCATCCTGAAACAGCTCCTCTTCGCCAAAACCCTTCGCTACTCAGACCTCAAGACCGACCCAGAGCTCGAAAACAACACCTTCCAATTCCACATCGAGAAAATGATGAAAGAGGGCTACGTTGAGAAAAATGAGAAAGGATATACGCTCACAATGAAAGGGAAAAAGTTTGCGAACCATATCGACACAGACAAAGATAAAGTTGTCGAGGTGAAAAAGGTCTCCGTGCACATCTATTGCATTCGAGGAGAGGAAGGGAAGGAAGAGCTGCTCTGTTATACCCGACTTAAGCATCCATTCTTTGGCAATCAGGGAGTACCCAGCGGCAAGGTCGGATATGGCGAAAAGCATGCTGAGGCAGCGGCACGAGAATTAAAAGAGGAGACCAATCTTGAGGGCACACCGCAGCTACTTAAAGTGATCCACTACATCGTGAAGGATGAAGATAGTAAAGAAGTTCTGGACGACAAGCTCTTCTTCGATTACTTCTTTATCAATCCCTCTGGCGAGCTGAAGGGAAGCAGCGAAGGTGAGTATTACTGGGTGCCAGTCACGGAATTGAAGTCGGTCATAAAGAAGCCGTTCAGCAATGTCGAGACATATGAAAGAGCTGTTGAGAAGATACTAAATTTCGATGGGTGCATAGATTTTGAGGAGTACGAAGATTTTACAAAGGATTTTTAA